In Syngnathoides biaculeatus isolate LvHL_M chromosome 5, ASM1980259v1, whole genome shotgun sequence, the following are encoded in one genomic region:
- the znf687a gene encoding zinc finger protein 687a, producing MGDVKTPDFDDLLAAFDIPDIDAIQSSQKEDEVSAHERKTSSSFSGSPTSYTEPPAVSVIVMNTVRPCEDDDGGQKGNPTNTLLDSPLKTDDTTSAGHISNGFNGSATRDQQESSTAPWRQLNDDDEQNVMEVGSVRNEIEDVISSKTRSQLDSTELSIHSSLQSSFPHKEELHLPHSPSSPLPQNGSVCKKNVTHLDEDDSEPDLGSPLVIHESPEFIMPSPPKLKHSIRHQSELCISPETTLSTLPHSSSSVSLEALTEQERKPFSLSAAPFPGPQNCHIAPVQEEKYPEHVIDERDSPESPPPSETGLAFPPKSPESGKETMDNEPRQNDTPNHNGKTVGDGQTVNETASNNVSPKTVPSDLLPLKVKIKVPAGSLTKTTIKRDQRANSKGAKSSSQAHNTRSKRGGSYPSLAGLPEMTLKEKRSVAVKAKASPTVVSIAKTASLPSMTASTTRPGGVNLRCLGHKTLQSSPQGNSRPASIVNSGGAIISKSQTNLVASFNKILTNKNLLPSYKPDLSSPPPAEWGLPLPAQGYRCLECGDAFALEQSLARHYDRRSLRIEVTCNHCAKRLAFYNKCSLLLHAREHKERGLIMQCSHLVMKPVPLEQMISQNELNGQSTLQTRAQPHQVTSNKKTDAVQHVGNKCTECQTQFSSKKEVVQHFQEIKQAESTPCMECSPPMLLPNACSAAAHQRIHQGSLPCVCPECGGTAKQALFQEHLDHACLHFSRRIGYRCSSCLVVFGGLNSVKGHIQQAHCDIFHKCPTCPMAFKSAASVQSHISTQHPALTEAQAMLIYKCVMCDTVFTHKSLLYVHFETHLTNQKVHVYKCPECTKMFHQRSVLMEHFKSHNSSKQELASTPAVVSSGPKPGVKQESSDGEDGMEEVNTATTSATTGWKCVHCHECYADSEKFVTHMAKQHGKVLKSFPCNKCESSFSSTSSLRRHAREKHKAMIRFRCQFCRGSKKTFSTRAMLDKHIQLQHSTEAMSQEGATDEADSASENDGAVLTRRRRRGAAKPEHDEESIPVKRLRSAVAPYCPPESGFRCAPCGFTTEDQATFQTHISQHRVAAEGGGQQCTHCGACFTSANSLARHLFITHKVRDAFSYQHQGQTVSGPSSPVNSKKPDENFLGCPVSPSSQTQAKDDDDTLNCKVCGKHFDKATDLNTHFRTHGMAFINARNPGKPT from the exons ATGGGGGATGTGAAGACCCCAGACTTTGATGATTTGCTGGCAGCGTTCGATATTCCTGACATTGATGCCATCCAGTCGAGTCAAAAAGAAGACGAGGTGTCTGCTCATGAAAGAAAAACTTCATCTTCCTTCTCAGGCTCACCTACCTCGTACACAGAGCCTCCTGCTGTCAGTGTTATAGTGATGAACACTGTGCGGCCCTGTGAAGATGATGATGGAGGACAAAAAGGAAATCCCACAAATACTCTTTTAGACTCACCTCTCAAGACGGATGACACCACGTCTGCTGGCCATATTTCCAATGGCTTTAATGGGTCTGCTACTCGTGACCAGCAAGAATCCAGTACAGCACCATGGCGGCAATTGAACGATGACGATGAGCAGAATGTGATGGAGGTAGGATCGGTCAGGAATGAGATTGAAGATGTGATCAGTTCGAAGACCCGTTCGCAGCTGGATTCCACTGAGTTATCCATTCACTCTTCTCTGCAGTCAAGTTTTCCTCATAAGGAGGAACTGCACCTTCCCCATTCGCCGTCTTCCCCTTTGCCACAGAACGGGAGTGTTTGCAAAAAGAATGTCACGCACTTGGACGAGGACGACTCGGAACCAGACTTGGGAAGTCCGCTCGTGATCCATGAAAGCCCAGAATTTATCATGCCGTCGCCTCCAAAGTTGAAACACAGCATAAGACATCAATCTGAGCTGTGCATCTCCCCTGAGACCACCTTGAGCACTCTTCCCCATTCTTCTAGCAGTGTCTCTCTTGAAGCATTGACTGAGCAGGAGCGCAAGCCCTTTTCCCTTTCTGCTGCACCGTTCCCGGGCCCACAGAACTGTCACATAGCGCCCGTGCAAGAAGAAAAATACCCCGAGCATGTGATTGATGAGCGGGACTCGCCAGAGAGTCCACCACCCAGTGAGACGGGGCTCGCGTTTCCCCCAAAAAGTCCTGAGTCGGGAAAGGAGACTATGGACAATGAGCCACGCCAGAATGACACACCTAATCATAATGGAAAGACAGTCGGAGATGGTCAAACTGTAAATGAGACAGCTTCTAATAATGTGTCACCAAAAACAGTTCCATCTGACTTGTTGCCCCTCAAAGTTAAAATCAAAGTCCCTGCAGGGAGTTTAACCAAGACAACAATTAAGAGAGATCAAAGAGCAAATTCTAAAGGTGCAAAATCTTCCTCACAGGCTCACAATACAAGGTCAAAGAGGGGGGGCTCCTACCCGTCTCTTGCAGGGCTTCCAGAAATGACACTCAAAGAAAAACGCTCAGTGGCCGTCAAAGCTAAAGCCTCCCCAACAGTCGTCAGCATCGCCAAAACCGCATCTCTTCCTTCCATGACGGCCTCAACGACCAGACCTGGTGGCGTCAACCTGCGCTGCCTAGGTCACAAAACTCTCCAGAGTTCACCTCAGGGCAACAGCCGACCTGCCTCTATAGTGAACAGCGGCGGGGCCATCATATCCAAGAGCCAGACCAACTTGGTGGCAAGCTTCAACAAGATTCTCACCAATAAGAACCTGCTTCCCAGCTATAAGCCTGACCTGAGCTCACCACCTCCTGCTGAGTGGGGCCTCCCCCTGCCTGCTCAG GGTTACCGGTGTCTGGAGTGCGGCGACGCCTTCGCCCTGGAGCAGAGTCTGGCCCGCCACTACGATCGGCGCTCGCTGCGCATCGAAGTGACGTGTAACCACTGCGCCAAGAGGCTTGCCTTCTACAACAAGTGTAGCCTGCTATTACATGCCCGGGAGCACAAGGAGCGAGGTCTGATTATGCAGTGCTCTCATCTGGTCATGAAACCTGTGCCTTTGGAGCAGATGATAAGCCAGAATGAACTCAATG GACAGTCCACACTCCAAACCAGAGCGCAGCCACATCAAGTGACCTCTAACAAGAAGACAGATGCAGTGCAGCACGTTGGTAATAAATGTACAGAATGTCAAACTCAGTTCAGCAGCAAAAAGGAGGTGGTCCAGCATTTCCAGGAAATCAAACAGGCTGAAAGCACA CCATGCATGGAATGCTCCCCTCCTATGCTGCTGCCCAATGCCTGCAGTGCAGCGGCTCATCAGCGTATCCATCAAGGTAGCCTTCCTTGTGTCTGCCCCGAGTGTGGGGGGACAGCCAAGCAGGCGCTCTTTCAAGAACATTTGGATCACGCTTGTTTGCACTTTTCACGACGGATTGGGTACAG ATGTTCCAGTTGCCTGGTGGTGTTTGGAGGGCTGAACTCAGTCAAAGGTCACATCCAACAGGCCCACTGTGATATTTTCCACAAGTGCCCCACCTGTCCCATGGCATTCAAATCCGCAGCCAGTGTACAAAGTCACATCAGCACGCAGCATCCCGCGTTAACTGAGGCGCAGGCCAT GTTGATCTACAAATGTGTGATGTGTGATACAGTTTTCACTCACAAGTCCCTGCTTTACGTCCACTTTGAGACACACTTGACCAATCAAAAGGTTCATGTGTATAAATGTCCAGAGTGCACCAAGATGTTTCATCAGAGAAGTGTACTAATGGAACATTTCAAA AGCCACAATTCATCCAAGCAAGAGTTAGCCTCCACTCCAGCTGTTGTTTCTTCGGGTCCTAAGCCTGGAGTCAAACAAGAGAGTTCAGATGGGGAAGACGGCATGGAGGAAGTTAATACGGCCACAACAAGCGCCACCACAGGATGGAAGTGCGTTCACTGCCACGAATGCTATGCTGACTCTGAAAAGTTTGTCACCCACATGGCGAAACAACACGGCAAG GTCTTGAAGAGCTTTCCTTGCAACAAATGTGAGAGCTCTTTCTCCTCCACATCCAGTCTGAGACGACATGCCCGCGAGAAACACAAAGCCATGATTCGCTTCCGGTGCCA GTTCTGTAGAGGCAGCAAGAAAACATTCAGCACCAGAGCAATGTTGGACAAACACATCCAGCTTCAACACAGCACTGAAGCCATGAGCCAGGAG GGAGCCACAGATGAGGCTGACAGCGCATCAGAAAATGATGGTGCTGTGCTGACTCGTCGTAGACGCCGAGGGGCTGCCAAGCCAGAGCATGATGAAGAGTCCATTCCTGTGAAAAGGTTACGCTCTGCTGTTGCCCCCTACTGCCCCCCCGAGTCCGGGTTCCGCTGCGCCCCCTGTGGCTTCACTACGGAAGATCAGGCCACGTTCCAGACGCACATCAGCCAGCATCGAGTGGCGGCGGAAGGCGGCGGGCAGCAATGCACTCACTGTGGGGCCTGCTTCACTTCAGCCAACTCATTGGCACGCCACCTCTTTATCACCCACAAGGTCCGAGATGCATTCAGTTACCAACACCAAGGACAAACCGTGAGTGGGCCGTCATCTCCTGTTAACAGCAAGAAGCCAGATGAGAATTTTCTTGGATGTCCTGTCTCACCCTCTTCTCAAACCCAAGCCAAGGACGACGACGACACATTGAATTGTAAAGTGTGCGGCAAACACTTTGACAAGGCCACGGATCTGAACACGCACTTCAGAACTCATGGCATGGCTTTTATCAATGCAAGAAACCCGGGAAAACCAACCTAG
- the LOC133501062 gene encoding 26S proteasome non-ATPase regulatory subunit 4-like isoform X3, which yields MRNGDFLPTRLQAQQDAVNIVCHSKTRSNPENNVGLITMANNCEVLTTLTPDTGRILSKLHAVQPRGNISFYTGIRVAHLALKHRQGKNHKMRIVAFVGSPVEDNEKELVKMAKRLKKEKVNVDIINFGEEEMNTEKLTAFINTLNGKEGSGSHLVTVPPGPSLADALLSSPILAGEGGAVLGLGASDFEFGVDPSADPELALALRVSMEEQRQRQEDEARRAAVMSTVETGIPSPVDESDDALLKMSVPSTDSATPALPDFSRMTEDEQIAYALQMSMQGSGAEFGAEDMDTGADMDSGETKDEEDYDVMQDPEFLQSVLENLPGVDPNNEAIRNAMGSLASQTGAKPDSKKDEEKKK from the exons ATGCGCAATGGAGATTTTTTGCCCACCAGGCTACAGGCTCAGCAGGATGCAGTTAATATAGTTTGTCACTCCAAGACTCGCAGCAACCCTGAAAACAACGTGGGCCTCATCACCATGGCAAA CAACTGTGAAGTCCTGACCACACTGACTCCAGACACAGGGAGGATTTTATCAAAGTTACATGCAGTGCAGCCTCGTGGAAACATCAGCTTCTATACCGGCATCAGGGTAGCACAC TTGGCATTGAAGCACAGACAGGGCAAAAACCACAAGATGCGTATCGTTGCATTTGTTGGTAGTCCAGTGGAGGATAATGAGAAAGAG CTGGTCAAAATGGCAAAAcgtctaaaaaaagaaaaggttaatgtgGATATCATCAACTTTGGAGAAGAG GAGATGAACACAGAGAAGCTCACGGCCTTCATCAACACGTTGAATGGGAAAGAGGGCAGCGGGTCCCATCTGGTCACAGTGCCTCCCGGCCCCAGTCTGGCTGACGCACTGCTGTCCTCACCCATCCTCGCCGGGGAAGGAGGTGCCGTGTTGGGTCTGGGCGCCAGTGACTTTGAGTTTGGAGTGGATCCTAGTGCAGACCCAGAGCTGGCACTG GCGCTGAGGGTTTCAATGGAAGAGCAAAGACAGCGACAAGAAGATGAAGCCCGCAGAGCAGCTGTTATGTCCACTGTTGAAACTGGCATTCCTTCCCCCGTTGAtg aATCTGATGATGCACTTTTGAAGATGTCTGTTCCAAGTACAGACTCTGCCACACCCGCGTTACCAGATTTCAGCCGCATGACAGAAGATGAACAGATTGCCTATGCTCTGCAAATGTCCATGCAAGGATCAGGAGCAG AGTTTGGTGCTGAAGACATGGACACTGGTGCTGACATGGATTCTGGCGAGACcaag GATGAAGAAGACTATGATGTGATGCAGGATCCAGAGTTCCTTCAGAGTGTCCTTGAGAACCTTCCCGGTGTTGACCCCAATAACGAGGCCATTCGGAACGCCATGGGCTCCCTTGCCTCACAGACTGGCGCTAAACCTGACTCCAAGAAGGATgaggagaaaaagaaatga
- the LOC133501062 gene encoding 26S proteasome non-ATPase regulatory subunit 4-like isoform X1, translated as MQPEISNLTFCVDNSEYMRNGDFLPTRLQAQQDAVNIVCHSKTRSNPENNVGLITMANNCEVLTTLTPDTGRILSKLHAVQPRGNISFYTGIRVAHLALKHRQGKNHKMRIVAFVGSPVEDNEKELVKMAKRLKKEKVNVDIINFGEEEMNTEKLTAFINTLNGKEGSGSHLVTVPPGPSLADALLSSPILAGEGGAVLGLGASDFEFGVDPSADPELALALRVSMEEQRQRQEDEARRAAVMSTVETGIPSPVDESDDALLKMSVPSTDSATPALPDFSRMTEDEQIAYALQMSMQGSGAEFGAEDMDTGADMDSGETKDEEDYDVMQDPEFLQSVLENLPGVDPNNEAIRNAMGSLASQTGAKPDSKKDEEKKK; from the exons ATGCAACCTGAGATAAGCAATTTAACATTTTG TGTGGACAACAGTGAGTATATGCGCAATGGAGATTTTTTGCCCACCAGGCTACAGGCTCAGCAGGATGCAGTTAATATAGTTTGTCACTCCAAGACTCGCAGCAACCCTGAAAACAACGTGGGCCTCATCACCATGGCAAA CAACTGTGAAGTCCTGACCACACTGACTCCAGACACAGGGAGGATTTTATCAAAGTTACATGCAGTGCAGCCTCGTGGAAACATCAGCTTCTATACCGGCATCAGGGTAGCACAC TTGGCATTGAAGCACAGACAGGGCAAAAACCACAAGATGCGTATCGTTGCATTTGTTGGTAGTCCAGTGGAGGATAATGAGAAAGAG CTGGTCAAAATGGCAAAAcgtctaaaaaaagaaaaggttaatgtgGATATCATCAACTTTGGAGAAGAG GAGATGAACACAGAGAAGCTCACGGCCTTCATCAACACGTTGAATGGGAAAGAGGGCAGCGGGTCCCATCTGGTCACAGTGCCTCCCGGCCCCAGTCTGGCTGACGCACTGCTGTCCTCACCCATCCTCGCCGGGGAAGGAGGTGCCGTGTTGGGTCTGGGCGCCAGTGACTTTGAGTTTGGAGTGGATCCTAGTGCAGACCCAGAGCTGGCACTG GCGCTGAGGGTTTCAATGGAAGAGCAAAGACAGCGACAAGAAGATGAAGCCCGCAGAGCAGCTGTTATGTCCACTGTTGAAACTGGCATTCCTTCCCCCGTTGAtg aATCTGATGATGCACTTTTGAAGATGTCTGTTCCAAGTACAGACTCTGCCACACCCGCGTTACCAGATTTCAGCCGCATGACAGAAGATGAACAGATTGCCTATGCTCTGCAAATGTCCATGCAAGGATCAGGAGCAG AGTTTGGTGCTGAAGACATGGACACTGGTGCTGACATGGATTCTGGCGAGACcaag GATGAAGAAGACTATGATGTGATGCAGGATCCAGAGTTCCTTCAGAGTGTCCTTGAGAACCTTCCCGGTGTTGACCCCAATAACGAGGCCATTCGGAACGCCATGGGCTCCCTTGCCTCACAGACTGGCGCTAAACCTGACTCCAAGAAGGATgaggagaaaaagaaatga
- the LOC133501062 gene encoding 26S proteasome non-ATPase regulatory subunit 4-like isoform X2, which yields MVLESTMVCVDNSEYMRNGDFLPTRLQAQQDAVNIVCHSKTRSNPENNVGLITMANNCEVLTTLTPDTGRILSKLHAVQPRGNISFYTGIRVAHLALKHRQGKNHKMRIVAFVGSPVEDNEKELVKMAKRLKKEKVNVDIINFGEEEMNTEKLTAFINTLNGKEGSGSHLVTVPPGPSLADALLSSPILAGEGGAVLGLGASDFEFGVDPSADPELALALRVSMEEQRQRQEDEARRAAVMSTVETGIPSPVDESDDALLKMSVPSTDSATPALPDFSRMTEDEQIAYALQMSMQGSGAEFGAEDMDTGADMDSGETKDEEDYDVMQDPEFLQSVLENLPGVDPNNEAIRNAMGSLASQTGAKPDSKKDEEKKK from the exons ATGGTGCTTGAAAGCACGATGGTCTG TGTGGACAACAGTGAGTATATGCGCAATGGAGATTTTTTGCCCACCAGGCTACAGGCTCAGCAGGATGCAGTTAATATAGTTTGTCACTCCAAGACTCGCAGCAACCCTGAAAACAACGTGGGCCTCATCACCATGGCAAA CAACTGTGAAGTCCTGACCACACTGACTCCAGACACAGGGAGGATTTTATCAAAGTTACATGCAGTGCAGCCTCGTGGAAACATCAGCTTCTATACCGGCATCAGGGTAGCACAC TTGGCATTGAAGCACAGACAGGGCAAAAACCACAAGATGCGTATCGTTGCATTTGTTGGTAGTCCAGTGGAGGATAATGAGAAAGAG CTGGTCAAAATGGCAAAAcgtctaaaaaaagaaaaggttaatgtgGATATCATCAACTTTGGAGAAGAG GAGATGAACACAGAGAAGCTCACGGCCTTCATCAACACGTTGAATGGGAAAGAGGGCAGCGGGTCCCATCTGGTCACAGTGCCTCCCGGCCCCAGTCTGGCTGACGCACTGCTGTCCTCACCCATCCTCGCCGGGGAAGGAGGTGCCGTGTTGGGTCTGGGCGCCAGTGACTTTGAGTTTGGAGTGGATCCTAGTGCAGACCCAGAGCTGGCACTG GCGCTGAGGGTTTCAATGGAAGAGCAAAGACAGCGACAAGAAGATGAAGCCCGCAGAGCAGCTGTTATGTCCACTGTTGAAACTGGCATTCCTTCCCCCGTTGAtg aATCTGATGATGCACTTTTGAAGATGTCTGTTCCAAGTACAGACTCTGCCACACCCGCGTTACCAGATTTCAGCCGCATGACAGAAGATGAACAGATTGCCTATGCTCTGCAAATGTCCATGCAAGGATCAGGAGCAG AGTTTGGTGCTGAAGACATGGACACTGGTGCTGACATGGATTCTGGCGAGACcaag GATGAAGAAGACTATGATGTGATGCAGGATCCAGAGTTCCTTCAGAGTGTCCTTGAGAACCTTCCCGGTGTTGACCCCAATAACGAGGCCATTCGGAACGCCATGGGCTCCCTTGCCTCACAGACTGGCGCTAAACCTGACTCCAAGAAGGATgaggagaaaaagaaatga